Proteins encoded in a region of the Homo sapiens chromosome 20, GRCh38.p14 Primary Assembly genome:
- the SLC35H1 gene encoding solute carrier family 35 member C2 isoform a (isoform a is encoded by transcript variant 2) — translation MGRWALDVAFLWKAVLTLGLVLLYYCFSIGITFYNKWLTKSFHFPLFMTMLHLAVIFLFSALSRALVQCSSHRARVVLSWADYLRRVAPTALATALDVGLSNWSFLYVTVSLYTMTKSSAVLFILIFSLIFKLEELRAALVLVVLLIAGGLFMFTYKSTQFNVEGFALVLGASFIGGIRWTLTQMLLQKAELGLQNPIDTMFHLQPLMFLGLFPLFAVFEGLHLSTSEKIFRFQDTGLLLRVLGSLFLGGILAFGLGFSEFLLVSRTSSLTLSIAGIFKEVCTLLLAAHLLGDQISLLNWLGFALCLSGISLHVALKALHSRGDGGPKALKGLGSSPDLELLLRSSQREEGDNEEEEYFVAQGQQ, via the exons ATGGGGAGGTGGGCCCTCGATGTGGCCTTTTTGTGGAAGGCGGTGTTGACCCTGGGGCTGGTGCTTCTCTACTACTGCTTCTCCATCGGCATCACCTTCTACAACAAGTGGCTGACAAAG AGCTTCCATTTCCCCCTCTTCATGACGATGCTGCACCTGGCCGTGATCTTCCTCTTCTCCGCCCTGTCCAGGGCGCTGGTTCAGTGCTCCAGCCACAGGGCCCGTGTGGTGCTGAGCTGGGCCGACTACCTCAGAAGAGTGGCTCCCACAG CTCTGGCGACGGCGCTTGACGTGGGCTTGTCCAACTGGAGCTTCCTGTATGTCACCGTCTCGCT GTACACAATGACCAAATCCTCAGCTGTCCTCTTCATCTTGATCTTCTCTCTGATCTTCAAGCTGGAGGAGCTG CGCGCGGCACTGGTCCTGGTGGTCCTCCTCATCGCCGGGGGTCTCTTCATGTTCACCTACAAGTCCACACAGTTCAACGTGGAGGGCTTCGCCTTGGTGCTGGGGGCCTCGTTCATCGGTGGCATTCGCTGGACCCTCACCCAGATGCTCCTGCAGAAGGCTGAACTCG GCCTCCAGAATCCCATCGACACCATGTTCCACCTGCAGCCACTCATGTTCCTGGGGCTCTTCCCTCTCTTTGCTGTATTTGAAG GTCTCCATTTGTCCACATCTGAGAAAATCTTCCGTTTCCAGGACACAGGGCTGCTCCTGCGGGTACTTGGGAGCCTCTTCCTTGGCGGGATTCTCGCCTTTGGTTTGGGCTTCTCTGAGTTCCTCCTGGTCTCCAGAACCTCCAGCCTCACTCTCTCCATTGCCGGCATTTTTAAG GAAGTCTGCACTTTGCTGTTGGCAGCTCATCTGCTGGGCGATCAGATCAGCCTCCTGAACTGGCTGGGCTTCGCCCTCTGCCTCTCGGGAATATCCCTCCACGTTGCCCTCAAAGCCCTGCATTCCAGAG GTGATGGTGGCCCCAAGGCCTTGAAGGGGCTGGGCTCCAGCCCCGACCTGGAGCTGCTGCTCCGGAGCAGCCAGCGGGAGGAAGGTGACAATGAGGAGGAGGAGTACTTTGTGGCCCAGGGGCAGCAGTGA
- the SLC35H1 gene encoding solute carrier family 35 member C2 isoform d (isoform d is encoded by transcript variant 5), giving the protein MGRVSTSHQPLRGVPAPADSGAPVLQPPRMGRWALDVAFLWKAVLTLGLVLLYYCFSIGITFYNKWLTKSFHFPLFMTMLHLAVIFLFSALSRALVQCSSHRARVVLSWADYLRRVAPTALATALDVGLSNWSFLYVTVSLYTMTKSSAVLFILIFSLIFKLEELRAALVLVVLLIAGGLFMFTYKSTQFNVEGFALVLGASFIGGIRWTLTQMLLQKAELGLQNPIDTMFHLQPLMFLGLFPLFAVFEGLHLSTSEKIFRFQDTGLLLRVLGSLFLGGILAFGLGFSEFLLVSRTSSLTLSIAGIFKEVCTLLLAAHLLGDQISLLNWLGFALCLSGISLHVALKALHSRGDGGPKALKGLGSSPDLELLLRSSQREEGDNEEEEYFVAQGQQ; this is encoded by the exons ATGGGAAGGGTCAGCACCAGCCACCAGCCCCTTAG AGGGGTGCCTGCCCCCGCTGACTCAGGAGCTCCGGTGCTGCAGCCGCCACGAATGGGGAGGTGGGCCCTCGATGTGGCCTTTTTGTGGAAGGCGGTGTTGACCCTGGGGCTGGTGCTTCTCTACTACTGCTTCTCCATCGGCATCACCTTCTACAACAAGTGGCTGACAAAG AGCTTCCATTTCCCCCTCTTCATGACGATGCTGCACCTGGCCGTGATCTTCCTCTTCTCCGCCCTGTCCAGGGCGCTGGTTCAGTGCTCCAGCCACAGGGCCCGTGTGGTGCTGAGCTGGGCCGACTACCTCAGAAGAGTGGCTCCCACAG CTCTGGCGACGGCGCTTGACGTGGGCTTGTCCAACTGGAGCTTCCTGTATGTCACCGTCTCGCT GTACACAATGACCAAATCCTCAGCTGTCCTCTTCATCTTGATCTTCTCTCTGATCTTCAAGCTGGAGGAGCTG CGCGCGGCACTGGTCCTGGTGGTCCTCCTCATCGCCGGGGGTCTCTTCATGTTCACCTACAAGTCCACACAGTTCAACGTGGAGGGCTTCGCCTTGGTGCTGGGGGCCTCGTTCATCGGTGGCATTCGCTGGACCCTCACCCAGATGCTCCTGCAGAAGGCTGAACTCG GCCTCCAGAATCCCATCGACACCATGTTCCACCTGCAGCCACTCATGTTCCTGGGGCTCTTCCCTCTCTTTGCTGTATTTGAAG GTCTCCATTTGTCCACATCTGAGAAAATCTTCCGTTTCCAGGACACAGGGCTGCTCCTGCGGGTACTTGGGAGCCTCTTCCTTGGCGGGATTCTCGCCTTTGGTTTGGGCTTCTCTGAGTTCCTCCTGGTCTCCAGAACCTCCAGCCTCACTCTCTCCATTGCCGGCATTTTTAAG GAAGTCTGCACTTTGCTGTTGGCAGCTCATCTGCTGGGCGATCAGATCAGCCTCCTGAACTGGCTGGGCTTCGCCCTCTGCCTCTCGGGAATATCCCTCCACGTTGCCCTCAAAGCCCTGCATTCCAGAG GTGATGGTGGCCCCAAGGCCTTGAAGGGGCTGGGCTCCAGCCCCGACCTGGAGCTGCTGCTCCGGAGCAGCCAGCGGGAGGAAGGTGACAATGAGGAGGAGGAGTACTTTGTGGCCCAGGGGCAGCAGTGA
- the SLC35H1 gene encoding solute carrier family 35 member C2 isoform c (isoform c is encoded by transcript variant 4), with product MTKSSAVLFILIFSLIFKLEELRAALVLVVLLIAGGLFMFTYKSTQFNVEGFALVLGASFIGGIRWTLTQMLLQKAELGLQNPIDTMFHLQPLMFLGLFPLFAVFEGLHLSTSEKIFRFQDTGLLLRVLGSLFLGGILAFGLGFSEFLLVSRTSSLTLSIAGIFKEVCTLLLAAHLLGDQISLLNWLGFALCLSGISLHVALKALHSRGDGGPKALKGLGSSPDLELLLRSSQREEGDNEEEEYFVAQGQQ from the exons ATGACCAAATCCTCAGCTGTCCTCTTCATCTTGATCTTCTCTCTGATCTTCAAGCTGGAGGAGCTG CGCGCGGCACTGGTCCTGGTGGTCCTCCTCATCGCCGGGGGTCTCTTCATGTTCACCTACAAGTCCACACAGTTCAACGTGGAGGGCTTCGCCTTGGTGCTGGGGGCCTCGTTCATCGGTGGCATTCGCTGGACCCTCACCCAGATGCTCCTGCAGAAGGCTGAACTCG GCCTCCAGAATCCCATCGACACCATGTTCCACCTGCAGCCACTCATGTTCCTGGGGCTCTTCCCTCTCTTTGCTGTATTTGAAG GTCTCCATTTGTCCACATCTGAGAAAATCTTCCGTTTCCAGGACACAGGGCTGCTCCTGCGGGTACTTGGGAGCCTCTTCCTTGGCGGGATTCTCGCCTTTGGTTTGGGCTTCTCTGAGTTCCTCCTGGTCTCCAGAACCTCCAGCCTCACTCTCTCCATTGCCGGCATTTTTAAG GAAGTCTGCACTTTGCTGTTGGCAGCTCATCTGCTGGGCGATCAGATCAGCCTCCTGAACTGGCTGGGCTTCGCCCTCTGCCTCTCGGGAATATCCCTCCACGTTGCCCTCAAAGCCCTGCATTCCAGAG GTGATGGTGGCCCCAAGGCCTTGAAGGGGCTGGGCTCCAGCCCCGACCTGGAGCTGCTGCTCCGGAGCAGCCAGCGGGAGGAAGGTGACAATGAGGAGGAGGAGTACTTTGTGGCCCAGGGGCAGCAGTGA
- the SLC35H1 gene encoding solute carrier family 35 member C2 isoform b (isoform b is encoded by transcript variant 3) has protein sequence MGRWALDVAFLWKAVLTLGLVLLYYCFSIGITFYNKWLTKSFHFPLFMTMLHLAVIFLFSALSRALVQCSSHRARVVLSWADYLRRVAPTALATALDVGLSNWSFLYVTVSLYTMTKSSAVLFILIFSLIFKLEELSTQFNVEGFALVLGASFIGGIRWTLTQMLLQKAELGLQNPIDTMFHLQPLMFLGLFPLFAVFEGLHLSTSEKIFRFQDTGLLLRVLGSLFLGGILAFGLGFSEFLLVSRTSSLTLSIAGIFKEVCTLLLAAHLLGDQISLLNWLGFALCLSGISLHVALKALHSRGDGGPKALKGLGSSPDLELLLRSSQREEGDNEEEEYFVAQGQQ, from the exons ATGGGGAGGTGGGCCCTCGATGTGGCCTTTTTGTGGAAGGCGGTGTTGACCCTGGGGCTGGTGCTTCTCTACTACTGCTTCTCCATCGGCATCACCTTCTACAACAAGTGGCTGACAAAG AGCTTCCATTTCCCCCTCTTCATGACGATGCTGCACCTGGCCGTGATCTTCCTCTTCTCCGCCCTGTCCAGGGCGCTGGTTCAGTGCTCCAGCCACAGGGCCCGTGTGGTGCTGAGCTGGGCCGACTACCTCAGAAGAGTGGCTCCCACAG CTCTGGCGACGGCGCTTGACGTGGGCTTGTCCAACTGGAGCTTCCTGTATGTCACCGTCTCGCT GTACACAATGACCAAATCCTCAGCTGTCCTCTTCATCTTGATCTTCTCTCTGATCTTCAAGCTGGAGGAGCTG TCCACACAGTTCAACGTGGAGGGCTTCGCCTTGGTGCTGGGGGCCTCGTTCATCGGTGGCATTCGCTGGACCCTCACCCAGATGCTCCTGCAGAAGGCTGAACTCG GCCTCCAGAATCCCATCGACACCATGTTCCACCTGCAGCCACTCATGTTCCTGGGGCTCTTCCCTCTCTTTGCTGTATTTGAAG GTCTCCATTTGTCCACATCTGAGAAAATCTTCCGTTTCCAGGACACAGGGCTGCTCCTGCGGGTACTTGGGAGCCTCTTCCTTGGCGGGATTCTCGCCTTTGGTTTGGGCTTCTCTGAGTTCCTCCTGGTCTCCAGAACCTCCAGCCTCACTCTCTCCATTGCCGGCATTTTTAAG GAAGTCTGCACTTTGCTGTTGGCAGCTCATCTGCTGGGCGATCAGATCAGCCTCCTGAACTGGCTGGGCTTCGCCCTCTGCCTCTCGGGAATATCCCTCCACGTTGCCCTCAAAGCCCTGCATTCCAGAG GTGATGGTGGCCCCAAGGCCTTGAAGGGGCTGGGCTCCAGCCCCGACCTGGAGCTGCTGCTCCGGAGCAGCCAGCGGGAGGAAGGTGACAATGAGGAGGAGGAGTACTTTGTGGCCCAGGGGCAGCAGTGA
- the SLC35H1 gene encoding solute carrier family 35 member C2 isoform e (isoform e is encoded by transcript variant 6), protein MTKSSAVLFILIFSLIFKLEELSTQFNVEGFALVLGASFIGGIRWTLTQMLLQKAELGLQNPIDTMFHLQPLMFLGLFPLFAVFEGLHLSTSEKIFRFQDTGLLLRVLGSLFLGGILAFGLGFSEFLLVSRTSSLTLSIAGIFKEVCTLLLAAHLLGDQISLLNWLGFALCLSGISLHVALKALHSRGDGGPKALKGLGSSPDLELLLRSSQREEGDNEEEEYFVAQGQQ, encoded by the exons ATGACCAAATCCTCAGCTGTCCTCTTCATCTTGATCTTCTCTCTGATCTTCAAGCTGGAGGAGCTG TCCACACAGTTCAACGTGGAGGGCTTCGCCTTGGTGCTGGGGGCCTCGTTCATCGGTGGCATTCGCTGGACCCTCACCCAGATGCTCCTGCAGAAGGCTGAACTCG GCCTCCAGAATCCCATCGACACCATGTTCCACCTGCAGCCACTCATGTTCCTGGGGCTCTTCCCTCTCTTTGCTGTATTTGAAG GTCTCCATTTGTCCACATCTGAGAAAATCTTCCGTTTCCAGGACACAGGGCTGCTCCTGCGGGTACTTGGGAGCCTCTTCCTTGGCGGGATTCTCGCCTTTGGTTTGGGCTTCTCTGAGTTCCTCCTGGTCTCCAGAACCTCCAGCCTCACTCTCTCCATTGCCGGCATTTTTAAG GAAGTCTGCACTTTGCTGTTGGCAGCTCATCTGCTGGGCGATCAGATCAGCCTCCTGAACTGGCTGGGCTTCGCCCTCTGCCTCTCGGGAATATCCCTCCACGTTGCCCTCAAAGCCCTGCATTCCAGAG GTGATGGTGGCCCCAAGGCCTTGAAGGGGCTGGGCTCCAGCCCCGACCTGGAGCTGCTGCTCCGGAGCAGCCAGCGGGAGGAAGGTGACAATGAGGAGGAGGAGTACTTTGTGGCCCAGGGGCAGCAGTGA